From Gammaproteobacteria bacterium, one genomic window encodes:
- the cas7u gene encoding type I-U CRISPR-associated protein Cas7: protein MPLDLTPLNNAKRLLFKIPLIPLQGSRFQPTGFPSLGAATFQTGNGGSLLVESAQSMANHLEMTIWDNAKNDVKEAFKDLSHVRITRNGKFLTDTILESHRVNSPYLLTSSDRTFLDAFLKTLRQELGKDTVDKNEGLVDRQGLARAILRFDCGSLIHGCFLSNNKVKLSEQATKGVALAGGRLRVARALSAFIEADDVHVAPSGGVKNDHVNPSGVSEDGFGNIPFARDEYTAASITLYVNLDLAQIRGYGLENAAERLLILLSLYKLRALTTEGMRLRTACDLCVEREEIEATIPRGWCLPALDDLEEAVKTAIAACKEADKMVVTCATFEDELKKGKVADVTPVEDAGEAVEEDT from the coding sequence GATACCCCTCCAGGGTAGTCGGTTTCAACCCACCGGATTCCCGTCTCTCGGCGCCGCGACGTTTCAGACCGGCAACGGCGGGAGCCTGCTGGTGGAGTCGGCGCAGAGTATGGCCAACCATCTCGAAATGACCATCTGGGATAATGCCAAAAACGATGTGAAGGAGGCTTTCAAGGATCTTTCACATGTACGGATAACCCGCAACGGCAAGTTTCTGACCGACACGATTCTGGAATCCCACCGGGTCAACAGCCCCTATCTGTTGACATCTTCCGACCGGACATTCCTAGACGCCTTTCTGAAGACACTAAGGCAGGAACTTGGCAAAGACACCGTGGACAAGAACGAGGGACTAGTCGACCGTCAGGGATTGGCTAGGGCAATTCTCAGATTCGATTGTGGCTCGTTGATTCATGGGTGCTTTCTCTCCAACAACAAAGTGAAGCTGAGCGAACAAGCCACCAAGGGTGTTGCTTTGGCCGGAGGCCGCCTCAGAGTCGCTCGTGCCCTGTCGGCCTTCATCGAGGCAGATGATGTGCACGTTGCTCCGTCCGGCGGCGTGAAGAACGACCACGTCAACCCCTCTGGCGTCAGCGAGGACGGATTTGGCAACATACCATTTGCGCGGGACGAGTACACGGCCGCCTCGATCACCCTATATGTCAACCTGGATCTGGCGCAGATCAGAGGCTACGGACTCGAAAATGCGGCGGAACGTCTTCTGATCCTGCTGTCGCTGTACAAGCTGCGGGCACTGACGACCGAAGGAATGCGGTTGCGAACCGCGTGCGACCTGTGCGTGGAGCGAGAAGAGATCGAAGCCACAATCCCCCGGGGATGGTGTCTTCCCGCACTCGATGACTTGGAAGAAGCGGTGAAGACCGCCATTGCCGCCTGTAAGGAAGCCGACAAGATGGTCGTGACCTGCGCAACGTTCGAAGACGAGCTTAAGAAGGGCAAAGTCGCGGACGTAACACCGGTGGAAGACGCTGGCGAAGCGGTCGAAGAAGACACATAG